GCTCTCCACCACGGGCGCCAACGCGCTGGGAGCGACGCTCGCGACGGGCTGGTACGCCGGGAACATCGGGTGGTTCGGACCGCACCAGTACGGAGAACAGCCCGCCCTGCTGGCCCAGTTGGAGGTCACCTACACCGACGGCTCGACGGAGCGCGTGGTCTCGGGTGCCGACTGGCGTACGGCGACCGGACCGGTGACGGCCGCCGATCTGATGTCGGGCGAGGAGTACGACGCCCGGCTGGAGACCGAGGGGTGGACGCGCCCCGGCTTCGACGCGTCGGGGTGGACGGCGGCCGACACGGTCGAGGACGTGTCCGTCCCGCTCGTCGCGGGCGTGGACGGCCCCTCACGCGTCGCGCGGGAACTGACCGCCCGCGAGGTGACCGAACCAGAGCCCGGCGTCTTCGTCTTCGACCTCGGACAGAACATGGTGGGCACGGTCCGGCTCTCGGTCTCCGGCCCGGCCGGAACGGCCGTACGGCTGCGGCACGCGGAGGTCCTCAACCCGGACGGGACGCTCTACACCACCAATCTGCGCACCGCCCGCGCCACGGACACGTACACCCTCAAGGGAGGCGGCCCCGAGACCTACGAGCCGCGCTTCACCTTCCACGGCTTCCGCTACGTCGAGGTGACGGGCTGGCCCGGCAGGCCGCCGCTCGACGCGGTCGTGGGACGCGTCATCCACACCTCCGCGCCGTTCACCATGGACTTCGCGACCGACGTTCCCCTGCTCAACCAGCTGCACAGGAACATCACCTGGGGGCAGCGGGGGAACTTCCTCTCGATCCCCACGGACACCCCCGCACGGGACGAACGGCTCGGCTGGACCGGTGACATCAACGTCTTCGCTCCCACCGCCGCGTACACGATGGAGTCGGCGCGCTTCCTCACCAAGTGGCTCTGGGATCTGCGCGACGGACAGGCCGAGGACGGGGCCTTCACGGACGTGGCGCCCTACATCGGCCCGGTCGGCAAGGGCGTGGCGGGCTGGGGCGACGCCGGTGTCACCGTGCCGTGGGCGCTGTACCAGGCGTACGGCGACGTCAGGGTGCTGGAGCAGTCCTGGGCCTCGATGCTGAAGTGGCTGGACTACCTCAGGGCGCACAGCAGCGGGCTGCTGCGCCCCGCCGAGGGGTACGGCGACTGGCTCAACATCGAGGACGAGACCCCCAAGGACGTCATCGGAACGGCCTACTTCGCCCACAGCGCCGATCTCGTCGCCAGGACGGCGGAGGCGCTGGGCAAGGACCCGGCACCGTACCGGACCCTGTTCGGCCAGGTGCGCGAGGCGTTCCGCTCGGCGTACGTCTCCGCCGACGGGCGGGTGAAGGGAGACACCCAGACGGCGTACGTGCTGGCCCTGTCCATGAACCTGCTGGCCGGGAACGAGCGGGGGCCGGCGGCGAGCCGTCTCGTCGCCCTCATCGAGGCGAAGGACTGGCATCTGACGACCGGCTTCCTCGGTACGCCCCGGCTGCTGCCCGTCCTGACCGAGACCGGCCACACGGACGTCGCGTACCGGCTGCTGCTCCAGCGGACGTTCCCGAGCTGGGGCTACCAGATCGACCGGGGTGCCACCACGATGTGGGAGCGCTGGGACTCCATCCGGCCGGACGGCAGCTTCCAGGACGCCGGGATGAACTCCTTCAACCACTACGCGTACGGCTCGGTGGGTGAGTGGATGTACGCGAACATCGCGGGCATCGCCCCCGGCGGCCCCGGGTTCCGGAAGGTAATCGTCCGGCCGCGTCCGGGCGGCGGGGTCACCGAGGCGCAGGGCCGGTACGACTCGCAGTACGGACCGGTCGTCACCCACTGGAGGACGGGGGCCGACGGCTTCCGGCTCAGCCTGTCCCTGCCCGCCAACACCACGGCCGAGGTGTGGGTGCCGGACTCCGGAGGCGCGGAGGTCGTCCACGGTTCCGCGCGGTTGCTGCGGAGGGAGGACGGCTGCGCCGTCTACACCGCCGGGTCGGGTACGCAGCGGTTCGCCGCCTGACACGCGGGCGAAGGGCGCCCATCAGGACAGCAACTGTCCTGATGGGCGCCTAGCGTGTCCTGTGACGGCGACACCTCGGTCCCCCAGGAGGCGGCACGTGCACACGGACGCAACGGAGTCGGCGGCCCCCGAGACGCGGTTCTTCGAACGGGCCGCCGAGCTGGAGTCCTGGCTCGACGCGCACCACGGAACGCGGTCGGCGCTGTGGATCAGGATCGCCAAGAAGGCGTCGGGCATCGTATCGGTCGGTCCGTCCGAGGTCATCGACGCCGCGATCTGCTACGGCTGGATCGACGGACAGCGCAAGTCCTGCGACGAGACGTACTACCTCCAGAAGATCACGCCCCGCCGGCCCAGGAGCCTGTGGTCCCTGGTCAACGTCCGCAAGGTCGAGGCCCTGACAGCGGCTGGGCGGATGCGGGAGCCGGGCCTCGCCGAGGTGCGGGCGGCCCGGGCGGACGGGCGGTGGGCCGCGGCGTACCCCTCGCAGAGCGAGGCGACCGTGCCCGCCGATCTCGAAGCCGCGCTGGCGGGCGACGCGACGGCGGCCCGCCGCTTCGAGCAGCTCGGAAAGTCGGACCGCTACCTCGTGATCCTGCGCCTCGTGACGGCGCGGACACCAGCCGTCAGGGCCGCCAGGCTCCAGCGGATGACGGAGCGTCTGGCGGCGGGCGAACCGATTCGCTGAACGGGCCCGCGCGCCGCCGCGCCCGGCCTCAGGCGCCGAGCAGCTCCGGGTTGTCGGCCAGCGAGGCGAGGTGGCCCCCGGGGTCCGCGATCAGCCTCCGGGCGGTGAGGTCGAGCATGCCGCCCACCCCCGTGATCTCGGCGGCGACGGTGCCGTCCTCCTTGATGATCTGCTGCGCGATCCGGAAGGTCTTGCCGGACCCGTAGACGAACGCGCAGGTCACCCGGACCTTGTCCCCACCGCGCAGCTCGCTGGCGTACTTCACCGTCACTTCCAAGGCCACCGGGCCCACCCCGGTGGCCAACAGCTTCTCCTGCGGCACGCCGGCCTCCCGCAGCAGCTCCCACCGGGCATGTTCGGCGTACTGGAGATAGACGGCCTGGTTCAGGTGTCCCTGGGTGTCGAGTTCGTAGCCACGCACTGTCACGTCAACAAAAAAGGTCATGAACACGGGAACGCGGATGGCCATTCCGTCATTCCTGGACGGGTCACCCAGCTCGCCGCCGTCACGGCGTCAGAACTCTTTACGAAGCTGTCATGCACGGGTAACTTCCTGATCGCAAAAGATTGCAGCAACATTCTGACAGCGCTTGCTGTCGGGACGCATTGCTCGCCCGAACCCCGAGGCGCGTCAGGGTTCTCCGGCGGGACACCCGCTGCTGCTCACGGAGCAGCAGCGCTGTCGGCAGCCGCGGTCCACCCGCCCGCGGCACTCCCCTGGAGACATCATGAAACGCACCCCTCACCGGCTGCTGAGACGCCCCCTCGCAGCAGCCGCGGCAGCCGCCACGCTGCTGGGGCTCCTCACCGCGCTGCCGCGGACGGGCCCCGACTCCGCCGTGCCCGTCGCCTCCGCGGAGTCCACGGCGACCGTCTTCTACTACA
The Streptomyces sp. NBC_00234 DNA segment above includes these coding regions:
- a CDS encoding alpha-L-rhamnosidase — translated: MISRRRLLSTTASTALGTALAASSVPGARASERGTAGAEAVRVTEPSVEYVRHPLGLDTPHPRFSWPLASDRPGRLQSAYRLRVARSVQRLTSPDVWDSGKIASDQSVLVPYAGPALTSRTRYYWSVRVWDDEGRGSEWSEPSWWETGLLDASDWSARWIGGPAALIGTPALDGASWIWFPEGDPATSAPAATRWFRGRVDVPSGVTRARLVMTADDGFTLWVDGREVARTEPDSAEDNWRRPVLSDVTAELGPGAHVIAVSATNATTGPAGLLGVLELTTADGVRTVATGADWKAADREPDAQWRSPGFDDAAWPAAKVLAPWGSGPWGRVQVTHSPAVQLRQEFRLGRKEVARARLYATALGLYEVFLNGRRVGEDRLAPGWTDYDKRVQYQTYDVTGLLSTTGANALGATLATGWYAGNIGWFGPHQYGEQPALLAQLEVTYTDGSTERVVSGADWRTATGPVTAADLMSGEEYDARLETEGWTRPGFDASGWTAADTVEDVSVPLVAGVDGPSRVARELTAREVTEPEPGVFVFDLGQNMVGTVRLSVSGPAGTAVRLRHAEVLNPDGTLYTTNLRTARATDTYTLKGGGPETYEPRFTFHGFRYVEVTGWPGRPPLDAVVGRVIHTSAPFTMDFATDVPLLNQLHRNITWGQRGNFLSIPTDTPARDERLGWTGDINVFAPTAAYTMESARFLTKWLWDLRDGQAEDGAFTDVAPYIGPVGKGVAGWGDAGVTVPWALYQAYGDVRVLEQSWASMLKWLDYLRAHSSGLLRPAEGYGDWLNIEDETPKDVIGTAYFAHSADLVARTAEALGKDPAPYRTLFGQVREAFRSAYVSADGRVKGDTQTAYVLALSMNLLAGNERGPAASRLVALIEAKDWHLTTGFLGTPRLLPVLTETGHTDVAYRLLLQRTFPSWGYQIDRGATTMWERWDSIRPDGSFQDAGMNSFNHYAYGSVGEWMYANIAGIAPGGPGFRKVIVRPRPGGGVTEAQGRYDSQYGPVVTHWRTGADGFRLSLSLPANTTAEVWVPDSGGAEVVHGSARLLRREDGCAVYTAGSGTQRFAA
- a CDS encoding acyl-CoA thioesterase, which produces MTFFVDVTVRGYELDTQGHLNQAVYLQYAEHARWELLREAGVPQEKLLATGVGPVALEVTVKYASELRGGDKVRVTCAFVYGSGKTFRIAQQIIKEDGTVAAEITGVGGMLDLTARRLIADPGGHLASLADNPELLGA
- a CDS encoding YdeI/OmpD-associated family protein; amino-acid sequence: MHTDATESAAPETRFFERAAELESWLDAHHGTRSALWIRIAKKASGIVSVGPSEVIDAAICYGWIDGQRKSCDETYYLQKITPRRPRSLWSLVNVRKVEALTAAGRMREPGLAEVRAARADGRWAAAYPSQSEATVPADLEAALAGDATAARRFEQLGKSDRYLVILRLVTARTPAVRAARLQRMTERLAAGEPIR